The DNA region CGtaatggtttcttattcttcagttaaagaaaaagtgatttttcttcttcagttaATTTAACTGTAAAGGTGGTGGTGtagaaaagaatgagagagaaaaagaagatgagaggaaaagaaggagagagagatgattttcgtagatgatggttggtggtgtggaaaagaaggagagagaaaaagaaagaaagagaaaaagaatgagagaggtaGTGTGACAAATTAAAGAATGAGAGAGGTGAtgtgacaaattttattttagatatattttaattgaaatgaCAAAGATGTAAATAATGAATCTGACAAAGGTCCCAAATGATATTTAGACATAAGTTTACATGGCAAATGCAAAAAGTTGCCCAGTTGGCTAATTTAAACTTGAGGTCGCTCAATTCCCTAATTTCAAACTTGCGATTTGCCCAATTTGccgattttttcttataattaccTGGTTCAGTTTGGTATTTCTGCCGAGGCTTTGATACGGGCCCACATTGACCTTGTCTAAATATAAAAGGACGCGTCTTTTCAATTTTCCCGCCATAGGACAGTACAAGACTTCCAATTGCTAGCATACGTGCCGTTTCAGTCTCTCTAAAAACGCCGTGCAGCTCACTTGTCTTTATGTTGGACGCTGTGCCGTCTCTCACATAATGCGGCCATTGTTTAAAACGCCTccgttttcatatttttagtcCCCTAGATATTTTTATACTTTCCCTCCTTTCCAGAAATGTTAAAATGTTTTCGTTTTGGTATTCCCTCCCTCCTCTCGTTCTAAATCGTTTCCTAAGCTAAGCTGATACACGAATCGACAGAAACCCTAAAACCGCAGATGTCGACGTGGCAGCTATTACCTGATTCAAGCGGCGACGGTTTCCGGTGGGAAGCCGCTGGCCGGATTCTTCAGTCTGGCAAATCCGAGAATTCTCCGCCAACCACAGCTCCTCCTCTTCCTTCCATGGCGGATCTCTTGCTCCGAGGTGattctctttttctcttcttccgaTTCGTTTTTTCATGCGAGGGAGATTAAATGTTGTTGTTTGATTGAAAGGATGCTCGAAACTTATAGAACCAGAGGTATCGAAGCCCACAATGTTCACGACTGCTCTGGGCAAATCTGTAGCTCTTAAAGAATCTTCGCTTTCCAAAGCCAAATCGATTTTAGCAGATTCAGGTGCATGTTCTTTGTTATTACTTCTACGCTGTTTATTGAGAAGAACGGATGGACTTACTATAAAGTGAATGACTTTTAAGATTGTAACAGCTGATATGTTACTTACCTCTTTCTGTTTGTGTTGTGTAGAGGATAATGCTCTCTCCAGGGAGACTGAGTTTGGTGTTCCCAACTCTTTTTTCCAGACTGCTTCTAACAAGAAGGTTAATGTGTCTTCTGCTGGTATGGCAAGAGCCAAGGCATTGTTAGgactagaagaagaagatgattatAGTGGATTCAAACACGTGAACCGTTTAAGAACTCCTGAGACGTTTGGTGCTACATCGGTTCAGCATCGTTCTGTAGCTCCAGGAGGACATTATGAGGAGGGTCAAAGATCTGAAATTTTGAGTTCATCTCCAAAGGTTCCTCAAACAAAGTTTCAAACTGCTGGTGGGAGGTCATTGTCAGTGTCAGTCGAAGCCTTGAATCGTGCAAGAAGCCTTCTTGGAGACCCTGAGTTAGGGCCTTTCTTTGACGATTCAGCAACAGGTGATCACTTTGTTACACCACAGAAAGATAGATGGATAGGTGGTGATATTCCTCATGAAGCAAAGGCGAGCAACAAGCATACATCTAATAGTTTTATATCTCCTCTCCAATCATCTTCAAAGCAATTTAGATCAGTCAAACTGGAGGACGTAGCTTCAGGGGTTAATTTGATCAAGAAATTTGATGCGGCTGTTGATGAGGCACATGGGATATCAAATAACAGGCCTTTAGCATCTGATATGGCAGTTAATAATAAAACGGGAAACGGTTTCATTTCAAGAGCTACGGAATTCGGAAGACAAGCTCACCAGCCACTTGTGGATATCACAAATCGCAGTGATATAGCTTATGCAAACAATAGACAAGAAAGCAGCCAAAAGAAAAGACTGGGAAAGACAGTCTCTGTTCCTCCTTTTAAAAGGCCGAGAACCTCCTCCTTTAAAACCCCTCTAATGAAAAATGACCAGCATGCTTCAATTGGTAAAATACTCAGGAAACTTTCTTCTTTGAATTTGTTTTATTGGATCTCAAATTTATAACTGTTGGTGTCCTGTCTATTATCAGGTTTGTCTGTCGTATCTTGTGATACACAATATTCCAAAAAGGTGCTTTCCACAAGACCTGAAGAAAGGTCTCTAAGAATATATATCAAGGATTATTTTGGAATGCCTCCAACAGCTACGACCAAGGTGAAACTCTTTGCTTCCTTTCACATTTTCCGgtgttgtatatatattaccTTTTCGTTTTTTTCATTCACTCTAACCACGCTTTCGGGCTGTTTTAAGATGGATGTGCCAGAACATGTCAGAAGAATCAAATCAAGTAATGCAGATAAATATGTGTTTGGTGATGTGTCTTCCTCAAGCGTGGTGGGAGCTGAAACTTTTCGTCAAATGTTGGCAGAGTCTGGTGCTTCCTTACAACGTGCATCTAGAGAGTAATTTCTTAGGTCCCTTTAAATGTTTTAGCTTTTAAGTTACCCATTTTGTTTATCTCTATATGTATATGCACTAGGTGGGTCACCAATCACTACAGGTGGATAGTCTGGAAACTCGCATGCTACGAGACATACTACCCAGCCAAATGCAGAGGAAACTTTCTGACGATCACCAATGTTCTCCAGGAACTAAGATATAGGTTTCTCCATCGTCCAATATAGccctttttgttttgttttttacttattatttgaGCTAATGCAAAGTCTAACCTGGTTAATCTACCTACATAGATATGAGAGAGAGGTCAATCATGGTCACTGCTCTGCAATAAAGAGGATTCTGAGTGGTGATGCTCCAGCTTCTTCAATGATGGTGCTCTGCATATCTGCTATTAATCCAAAGACTCGAGAAACACATGGTTCTGATAGTGGCAGCAATGTGAAAATAGAACTCACTGATGGATGGTATGAACTTGCTATTGTTGTATTCAAACCTGTTTTCTTTCCTTCTTTCCTCATagattttttctaaaaaaaaaattcacaggTATTCGATAAATGCTGCTCTGGATGTCATGCTGAAAAAACAGTTGAATGCTGGAAAATTGTTTATTGGGCAAAAGCTTCGGGTATGTTATTTCTTGCAAcctttaaatattttgtttaacaaTACATTTTTTTCTGTCAGATCATTTACTTCCAGGATGCTCACGTTCTTTTTACTTATTTGAAGATACATGGGGCAGGACTTTCTGGCTGGACTACCCCAACATCACCTCTTGAGGTTTCTTAGACTTCGAATTTCTTTTAGACTTTTAGTTAAAATCTTCCCATGCTGGTTTCTTCATGGTTTCATTCAACCAAATTTTCAGGCAGTGATTTCGAATACAATCTGTTTGTTGTTGAATATTAATGGGACATACAGAGCTCACTGGGCGGACCGACTAGGATTCTGTGAGTAGCTTTATGCTGTGTACCACACTACTACATCCCCTGAGTTGCTTATTTCATAGCATTTTGTGCTTTCATATTGTTTTGCTTATATTGTCTTTTGATCTCTTCTTCAAGGTAAAGAAGCTGGTGTCCCTCTGGCTCTCAACTGTATCAAGTGCAATGGGGGCCCTGTGCCTAAAACGTTAGCTGGAATTACACGAATATACCCTATCCTATACAAGGAAAAGTCAGTATAAATGTATGCCTTTTAATGCAATTTGGTGGCCTGTATACTTATGGCAAAAAGACTTATACTAGCTTGGTATTACAGGTTAGGTGAAAAAAAGTCAGTAGTTCGATCAGAGAGG from Raphanus sativus cultivar WK10039 chromosome 8, ASM80110v3, whole genome shotgun sequence includes:
- the LOC108819090 gene encoding LOW QUALITY PROTEIN: protein BREAST CANCER SUSCEPTIBILITY 2 homolog B (The sequence of the model RefSeq protein was modified relative to this genomic sequence to represent the inferred CDS: substituted 1 base at 1 genomic stop codon) — translated: MSTWQLLPDSSGDGFRWEAAGRILQSGKSENSPPTTAPPLPSMADLLLRGCSKLIEPEVSKPTMFTTALGKSVALKESSLSKAKSILADSGACSLLLLLRCLLRRTDGLTIKXMTFKIVTADMLLTSFCLCCVEDNALSRETEFGVPNSFFQTASNKKVNVSSAGMARAKALLGLEEEDDYSGFKHVNRLRTPETFGATSVQHRSVAPGGHYEEGQRSEILSSSPKVPQTKFQTAGGRSLSVSVEALNRARSLLGDPELGPFFDDSATGDHFVTPQKDRWIGGDIPHEAKASNKHTSNSFISPLQSSSKQFRSVKLEDVASGVNLIKKFDAAVDEAHGISNNRPLASDMAVNNKTGNGFISRATEFGRQAHQPLVDITNRSDIAYANNRQESSQKKRLGKTVSVPPFKRPRTSSFKTPLMKNDQHASIGLSVVSCDTQYSKKVLSTRPEERSLRIYIKDYFGMPPTATTKMDVPEHVRRIKSSNADKYVFGDVSSSSVVGAETFRQMLAESGASLQRASREWVTNHYRWIVWKLACYETYYPAKCRGNFLTITNVLQELRYRYEREVNHGHCSAIKRILSGDAPASSMMVLCISAINPKTRETHGSDSGSNVKIELTDGWYSINAALDVMLKKQLNAGKLFIGQKLRIHGAGLSGWTTPTSPLEAVISNTICLLLNINGTYRAHWADRLGFCKEAGVPLALNCIKCNGGPVPKTLAGITRIYPILYKEKLGEKKSVVRSERMEWRMIELHNQRRSDLIEGLICEYQGGINGGYSQNDTDSKEGAKLFKLLESAAEPDFLMADMSMEELNCFNRYKEKFEAAMEKKMEKSIAKAMEDAGLGERDVTPFIRIRLVGLTRLSNDGHRNPKEAILTIWNPTETQRTELTEGKIYAMKGLVPMNIDSETLYLHARGSSSRLQPLSPKASESFQPFFNPRKSISLLDLGEIPLGSEFDMAAYVVYVGNAYTDVDQKKQWVFVTDGSLQYSDSGNSANSLLAISFSTSSMDDLHSPLISHNLVGSVVGFCNLIKRAKDVENDMWVCEAMENSDYFLNADAACPSHLKTSSDHIQIWANLTFSKSIIHQLRQRALFIVGAC